In one Fusarium falciforme chromosome 5, complete sequence genomic region, the following are encoded:
- a CDS encoding F-box domain-containing protein — MDTLPPEILLQILHHLPSPAVKHARLTSRTFNAILAKRTFEKLVSFLDPDVAQRTLATISRDPQRRRRRPSIWSPCCSVPKNLPIDEAFLMALWAGLRGDSWAVERGLDGDKLDIDEWQNGVGRDDIAEDDLREALFRYALYLSYMDESESEKDAPQAWVFDALCKAGR, encoded by the coding sequence ATGGACACCCTTCCCCCGGAGATCCTCCTCCAAATCCTCCATCACCTGCCGTCCCCCGCTGTCAAGCACGCCCGGCTTACCTCCCGGACCTTCAACGCAATCCTCGCCAAGCGCACCTTTGAGAAGCTCGTATCCTTCCTCGACCCAGACGTCGCTCAGCGTACCCTGGCTACCATCTCCCGGGACCCCCAACGCCGTCGACGACGCCCGTCCATCTGGTCCCCATGCTGCAGCGTCCCCAAGAACCTGCCCATCGACGAGGCTTTTCTCATGGCCCTGTGGGCCGGCCTGCGCGGGGATTCGTGGGCTGTCGAGAGGGGTCTCGATGGAGACAAGTTGGATATCGATGAGTGGCAGAATGGCGTGGGGAGGGACGACATCGCCGAAGATGATCTAAGGGAGGCCTTGTTTCGATATGCGCTCTATCTGAGCTACATGGATGAGAGTGAGAGTGAGAAGGATGCACCACAGGCTTGGGTTTTTGATGCACTGTGCAAGGCAGGACGATGA
- a CDS encoding Cell pattern formation-associated protein STUA, producing MSGDRLPSLPLPPPGQAYSGTSSPRVSSIASSIGSSIGSHSGSQSSYTSVASSHGPKTPSPTLPINAITGPSTTIPSYDAMNGQGAPEMYYSQHMSGGQAPAPQTVTSGAMSHYTQQQPPLLPPGHAAAYSTPSYSHYPYAANGLTSPPPAQPTVSNPMAPQNVLPLPGAGNQNPMQNQYTGFDTTGQQPPPGMKPRVTATLWEDEGSLCFQVEARGICVARREDNHMINGTKLLNVAGMTRGRRDGILKSEKVRHVVKIGPMHLKGVWIPYDRALDFANKEKITELLYPLFVHNIGALLYHPANQSRTTQVMAAAERRKQEANGMRNPGHPGLPSINHHQPMPLPGPQTQLPSHSMGRPSLDRAHTFPTPPTSASSVMGNMGASDSFNWQGPGMNGAQGTNPMTIETGLNNTRSMPNTPATTPPGNSLQSMQNYASGNQTYDGTRPMYNPQSHQSPYQASAGNPQDRIYGQTSTYPKNDMAPPASRPSASEPSAEQQDTKPPNGMLQSDQPPQQHTNEDEGDHEHDAEYTHDSGAYDGSRNNYNYTAPSVGALTNDANLSTEMSGSPSLPPPSGRATPRTTAPAQSYYNQHTGYNTPPRVQQTSSSLYNVIGGNDRGAPNGAPGNDVYAPAADMSGLPNGYAQPPVMNGAAGVLKRGRDDDDDLSRSGGNGPNSMGSLDLKRRKTMMETTVPAPAYDAMTRPASAVGAPRRQ from the exons ATGAGCGGCGATAGATTGCCATCGCTCCCGCTTCCACCGCCGGGTCAGGCCTACTCGGGTACTTCGTCGCCTCGGGTCAGCTCCATTGCCTCTTCGATCGGCTCTTCGATCGGCTCCCACTCGGGTTCGCAGTCCTCCTACACTTCGGTCGCCTCGTCCCACGGGCCCAAGACGCCGTCCCCAACTCTGCCCATCAACGCCATTACAGGTCCTTCAACCACAATCCCTAGCTACGACGCCATGAACGGGCAAGGCGCACCTGAAATGTACTACTCTCAGCATATGTCTGGAGGTCAGGCGCCTGCGCCTCAGACCGTAACTTCTGGTGCCATGAGCCACTATACGCAACAACAACCGCCGTTGCTGCCGCCCGGTCACGCTGCTGCATACTCAACTCCCTCATACAGCCACTATCCTTATGCTGCTAACGGATTGACCTCACCCCCGCCTGCCCAGCCCACAGTATCAAACCCAATGGCACCCCAGAACGTACTACCTCTGCCGGGAGCTGGAAACCAGAATCCCATGCAGAACCAGTACACAGGGTTTGATACAACAGGCCAACAACCCCCACCCGGAATGAAGCCCCGCGTCACTGCCACTCTTTGGGAGGATGAGGGTAGCCTGTGCTTCCAGGTCGAGGCCAGGGGCATTTGCGTCGCCCGGAGAGAAG ACAATCATATGATCAACGGCACGAAGCTCCTGAATGTGGCTGGCATGACCCGGGGTCGACGAGACGGTATCTTGAAGAGTGAAAAGGTTCGACACGTCGTCAAAATCGGGCCAATGCACTTGAAGGGTGTCTG GATTCCTTACGACCGTGCCCTGGACTTTgccaacaaggagaagatcaCGGAGCTGCTCTACCCATTATTCGTTCATAACATTGGTGCCCTCCTGTACCACCCTGCGAACCAGAGTAGGACCACGCAGGTCATGGCGGCTGCGGAGAGGCGGAAACAAGAGGCTAACGGCATGCGAAACCCAGGCCACCCCGGCCTGCCTTCGAtcaaccatcaccaaccaatGCCCCTTCCAGGACCGCAGACTCAGCTGCCTTCTCACAGCATGGGTCGCCCGTCCCTCGATCGGGCTCACACATTCCCCACCCCACCGACGAGCGCATCCAGCGTCATGGGGAACATGGGAGCCTCAGACAGCTTCAACTGGCAGGGTCCGGGAATGAATGGGGCTCAGGGTACCAACCCAATGACCATTGAGACGGGTCTTAACAACACACGCTCAATGCCCAATACTCCAGCTACCACCCCTCCTGGCAACTCGCTGCAGAGCATGCAGAACTACGCTTCTGGCAACCAGACCTACGATGGCACTCGCCCCATGTATAATCCGCAGTCGCACCAGTCTCCTTACCAGGCTTCGGCAGGAAACCCTCAGGACCGCATCTACGGACAGACCAGCACTTACCCCAAGAATGATATGGCGCCACCTGCGAGCAGGCCTTCGGCTTCTGAACCTTCTGCAGAGCAGCAGGACACGAAGCCACCAAACGGAATGCTCCAGTCGGATCAGCCACCCCAGCAGCACACCAATGAGGATGAGGGAGACCACGAGCATGATGCCGAGTACACCCATGACAGCGGCGCTTACGACGGTAGCCGCAACAACTACAACTATACCGCCCCCAGTGTAGGAGCCTTGACAAATGATGCCAACCTCTCAACAGAGATGTCGGGTTCCCCCAgcctccctcctccatctgGACGAGCCACCCCTAGGACGACTGCCCCCGCTCAATCCTACTACAACCAGCACACTGGATACAACACTCCTCCCCGTGTCCAGCAGACGTCGAGCAGCCTTTACAATGTCATTGGTGGTAATGATCGGGGTGCTCCCAACGGTGCTCCCGGCAACGACGTTTATGCCCCCGCTGCTGACATGTCTGGGCTTCCTAACGGCTATGCCCAGCCTCCTGTCATGAACGGAGCTGCTGGCGTGCTCAAGCGCGGAcgtgacgacgatgacgacctgTCTAGATCTGGCGGTAATGGACCAAACTCGATGGGCAGCCTCGATCTTAAGCGACGCaagacgatgatggagaCAACAGTTCCTGCGCCTGCTTATGACGCCATGACGCGACCTGCGTCGGCCGTTGGTGCCCCGCGGCGGCAATAG